In Corticium candelabrum chromosome 1, ooCorCand1.1, whole genome shotgun sequence, the genomic stretch cACAGACCAAGCCAATGCATTAACATTAACACCTCAGTTTTCATAGCCTTGACATCCCAACAAACTAGAGCACCAGTACACTCGGGTCGCCGCTTTCGTCGTGGACTATGCATTTCTGGCAAAGGATCACCATAACACTTTGCAGTCGGCAAAGAGATTATATCACGTGATATGTCTGCAGCACAGCTGTACACAAGCAGCTGGCCATTCGGACTagaactgacagacaaaactcTAGGATATTCCGCATCGGCCTCCACATCACAGTATGTCCTCTTTGCTTCTGTGTCATAAAGCCTCAACTTTCCAGTACTTGTCCCAAGCAGCAACAAGCGATCCACTCGATTTGCCCAACCAAGACACAGAAGCTGAGACTTAGACTGAAGAGTAGCTCTAGTCTGAATGGGAGCAAACGACCAGACCCTGGTATCAAACAAGATTACCatcagtaaacaaacaagcaaaatacTCCGAAAGAGCCAGACAGACTTCACTAATCCCTCGGTATCGGCACTAGCCACAAGCGAGCCTGTGGTCGAAAAGCAACAATGGCTGATAGCTGCACTGTGTTCTTGATACACCTCCTAGCCACAAAATATAACAACCACATGAGAGACTGGTACAGTAGCAACCGATCGGAATGTCGAAACCTGCCCAAGGACAAGAAACGCTTGGTCCTCGTTAGTCTCGGCTAAacgagaacacacacacacacggtcaTCGACACGAACGGTACAAATAAGCTCTACGTTTACCCACGACAGGCGTCGTCGTAGCGGTGCGTTTCAACGACATCATCTCAATTGGCAAATCGACCGTAAGACCAACCGCAGTACCAACAGTGGTACCCGTATTAGAAGAAGCTTCTTTCGTCGGCTTAGCAGACTTCCAGTTGGTTGTAGTCTCCATCTGTTGCAGTTTTACTACAGGAGCCGCTTGTTTAGCTGGAGACTGAGCAACAGACGCCATGCTGTATTGCTTCGGCGTACCTTGCTGGGTAACAGCAACATCGCCTCTACAACCAGACATATTGCCAACACGTCAATAAAAAAACAAGAGCCAAACCGACTTTGGCAACACGACGTAATCATCGATGAAATCCACCGTATCAGCCTTTAAGAGCGCCTTTCTGTCCTTTCCATTTCCAGATTTACTTTCACCGTCGACTTGATCTCCTCGCCCTAGCTTTGATGAAGGCATCATACGACCTCTTACTCTTTGGGTAGCCGCATGAGTCGACGCCGCAGCTGTCAAAGCCCGAATCTCGTTTCttaactgtctgtttgtatccTCCAGCTCCTTGATTTTCTGTCGTTCATCCTCGTAGCTAAGTAACGTGGGAAGGGGTATACAATGGTCAAAGAAAAACGAACACGACACACGAGCACAATGTTGCAATACAATCAACACGCAAGGTGGATATGCATGTGGTTAAAGACGACACTGAGAAAGTTGTATAGCGATAATGTGAACGTGTCGGTCCAAGCTTTAGAAAAGTACATCTCGAATGACGGATGCTGGTCGGCACTCTTCAAGTATGGGAGAGCTGCAACACACGAAATGCGACCGGTTACGAGACATGCAGGGGACGTTTAGAGCAAGCAGCTACATAACGTATACTGGGTATCTTAAATTGCATTGGTATTAACATTTAGTAATTTCATTGCAGCTTCATGTACATTACAAATACATTTGTGGTCTTAAGTATATAAAATGCTTGGGTAAGtaacacttacacacacacacaacacgcggggacacacacacaacacgcggggacacacacacacacacacaacacgcggacacacacacacacacacaacacgcggacacacacacacacacaacacacggacacacacacacacaacacacggggacacacacacacacacacacacgcgcgcggacacacacacacacacgcgcgcgcggacacacacacacaacacgcggacacacacacacacaacacgcggacacacacacacacacacacacaacacgcggggacacacacacacacacacacacacacacacacacacacacacagtgatcaGTGTCGGTAAAATTTCACTTGCCGATACCTCATGTGCAGGTCTGGCACCTCACGGGTTAACAGATGTGGTTCTATAATGGCGACTCAAGCCAGTGGCATCT encodes the following:
- the LOC134179638 gene encoding WD repeat-containing protein 91-like → MAAATGFLDDAVKEYLLFRGFTNTLKAFEADLRLDKDKGLKIDKIVQQLLSYISSNDLQSTKDFWTYLNRRFFTRLSESFASAVKTLENCLYKLYLVQCLQNNRQERVVDFFDRMAVELQSQSEWKDWFALPYLKSADQHPSFEMYFSKAWTDTFTLSLYNFLSVVFNHMPLPTLLSYEDERQKIKELEDTNRQLRNEIRALTAAASTHAATQRVRGRMMPSSKLGRGDQVDGESKSGNGKDRKALLKADTVDFIDDYVVLPKGDVAVTQQGTPKQYSMASVAQSPAKQAAPVVKLQQMETTTNWKSAKPTKEASSNTGTTVGTAVGLTVDLPIEMMSLKRTATTTPVVAETNEDQAFLVLGQEVYQEHSAAISHCCFSTTGSLVASADTEGLVKVWSFAPIQTRATLQSKSQLLCLGWANRVDRLLLLGTSTGKLRLYDTEAKRTYCDVEADAEYPRVLSVSSSPNGQLLVYSCAADISRDIISLPTAKCYGDPLPEMHSPRRKRRPECTGALVCWDVKAMKTEQNLPLDPAPTAINCSAFNHNGNLLVTGAADGMIRLFDMTQCDVLMGWQAHIGEVFSVQFSSDETTVYSIGEDGKFTQWSLHHIGQRIADLQIPLEACNPLFGTATDANSRMSELAAVPRGNLFAFDADGQYVLTCGSTHGLVYKLENGMLSTTMTLGGHQAAVVSVDWSTAMHCGTCLTGSLDGTVRVTTILKQ